The DNA window GACGCTGGTGGTCGCCTCGTCGATCACGAAGATGCGGCTGGGAAACCCGCCGAGGTAGAGCGTGCCGTCGCCGGCCGACACTCCCGGCGGCAACGACGCCTCTTGCGCGGCGGCCGACTGGCCGGCCAGCACGAGCAGCGCCCACAGCGCGACGGTCACCCATGCGATGCCGGGCCGCCCGCGCGTCCCGCGCACGTCCGGTCGCCGGGACCACCGCCAGACCGGAGCGCGGCTCCCGGCACATCTACTACGGAAATATGAGGTCAACCTTCCGCCAGTCCTTCTGCGCCGCGGCGCATTTGCCCGTCCAGTCGGGCGCGTGATTCAACTGATCCGGCACCTGCGCCGGCCAGAAGCAGCCGAGGTGGCAGTCGAACAGGTCGCGCTCGACCGGCTGGCACAGGCCCGCCGCGCCGCCGTTGCTGTCCGCCTCCCAACCGGGCAGGAAGATGAAGCTGCATCCCAGCGGGATGTGCGGCCCCTCCTGCTTCGGCGGCTGCGCCGGACTGTCCTGCAAGGCGACGACGCGGCCATCCTCGCCGGCGCTTCCGCCGTTCCCGGCCGCGGCGCGGCGCCGGGCTTCTTCCATCCCCTGCGCGATGCGGGCCGCCTTCTGGTTAATGGGCCTCAGATGCGTCATCGTTTCCCTCTTCCGGCGTGCCACCGCCGTCGAACCGCCGCAGATACGCGGGGTTCCGCTCGGCGATCTCGCCGTAGATCTCCAGGCAGGTCTCGGTCCAGCCGCGAATCCACTCGCAATAATGCAGGTTGGGCGCCTGCGTGGTGCCGTAGCGCGTGTACGCCTCGTGGTAGCAGCCGCCGGCGCACAGCGGACGAGCCCAGCAGGTCCGGCAGTCGGTCTTCCGGTCGATGTGATGGGCGTCGAGAAACGCCGTCTGCGTCGTGTCGTCGACGCCGTCCCGAACCGTGCCGAGCTTGTGATCGTCGGAGCCCGCGAAACGGTGACAGAGCGCCACGTCGCCGTTGGTCGCCACGCCCATCAGGCCGAGCCCGGCCCCGCACGGCAGCGCCTTGCTCGCCCCCTTGTGCAGCTCCTCGACCGTGTCGCGGACGTTGCTGAAACCGTGGTGCCGGCCCGCGAGCGCAGCCTCCAGGAACTCGTGGGCCAGCTCCCGGAACTGCGCCAGCATCGAGTCGAAGCCGGTCTCCCCGATGGCGTGGGCGCGGCCGGGCGAGGTGGTGACCGGTGCGAAGCCGACCTCCCAGAAGCCGACCTCCTCCCGCAGGTGCCGGTAGATGCGGGTGATGTCGAGCACATCCGAGGTCAGCGTGACGCGCGCGCCGATCGGTCGCGACGTGTGCCGCTTGAGCAGCTCGCGCACCTTCGGCGCCACCACGTCGTAGCTGCCCCGCCCGTCGTGAAACACGCGGAACTTGTCCTGCATCTCCTTCGGACCGTCGATGGAGATGGTCACCCCGACGTCGTTGTCGGCCAGGAACTCGATGACCTCGGGACGCAGCAGCGTGCCGTTGGTCGTCAGGCTGAACTCGACCCGCTTGCCGACCTCGGCGGCGCGGCGGCGCGCGTACGGAATGGTCTTCTCGAGCACCGCGAAGTTCAGCAGCGTCTCGCCGCCGAAGAACGTCAGCCGCACCACCGGGCTGCCGCCCGAACGCTCGATCATGAAGTCGACGCTCTCGCGCGCGGTCTCCTCGCTCATCAGCTTCGGCATGCCGCCCGCGGTCGGTTCGGCGATCTTGTCCTCACCGTACTCGTAGCAGTACGCGCAGCTCAGGTTGCAGCGGTTGGTGACGTTGACCACCAGCGTCGAGAGCGGGATCGGCTTCAGCGGGATGATGTTCGGGGCCGGCTCGGGCGGCGGCGCGGCGGGCGGCGCGGGTTCCACCGGCTGAATGACGCGGGCGCCGGCCAGCTCCGCCAGGCTGTCCTCGACCGTTCGCGGGTCGAAGCGCGGCGCGAGGCGCGCGTACAGATCGGGAGCCGCCAGGTGCCCGCCGCGCAGGGTCTCCACGACGGCGGCCGACGTCTCGTCGAGCGCGAACACCGCGGCGCTCGGCACCAGGTACAGGAACTGCCGGCCCGCCGCCTCGAACGGATGGCATTCCCCGAGTGCAATCGCGGTCATTGGCCGGACTCCCCCCGCCGGATATAGAGCGGCACCGTCACCAGCAGATGCGCCCGCGCGCGGAGCGGCCGGTCGAGCGCGCTGCCGTCCGGGGCCGCGGCGAGCGTCGCCACCACCCAGACGTCGCCGATGTTGTTGCGGTCTCCGCTCCGCTCCGGATTGGGACCGTCGACGGCCGGCTCGAACACGCCGTGCTCACCGAGGGTGCCGACGAACGCGGTGTCGTCGTCGTCGAAGGTGACGGCGTACTCCTCCATGCTCCAGTCGACGTCGACCAGCATGCCCAGATCCAGATCGTCGTCGGTCCCCGACTCACCGTCGGGACCGTCGTGCCAGGCGCGCGCCTCGAAGCGCTCGTACTGCTTGGGGAACGCCGCGCCGCCAACGCGGGCGAGGCCCGTGGCCGGGCTCACCTCCAGACGGTGAATCGCATCGTACACGGTGACCGCCTCGGTCAGCGCCGCCCGGCCGACGAAGAGGTCGCGGCTGCCGACCCGCGCGTCGGACGCCACGGCCACCTGCAGCGTCGCGGCCGTCGACGACTGATCGCTGATGCCGGTGACGGTGAGGCCCGCGCCGAGGTCTATCGACGCCGCGTCG is part of the Acidobacteriota bacterium genome and encodes:
- a CDS encoding quinohemoprotein amine dehydrogenase: MTHLRPINQKAARIAQGMEEARRRAAAGNGGSAGEDGRVVALQDSPAQPPKQEGPHIPLGCSFIFLPGWEADSNGGAAGLCQPVERDLFDCHLGCFWPAQVPDQLNHAPDWTGKCAAAQKDWRKVDLIFP
- the peaB gene encoding quinohemoprotein amine dehydrogenase maturation protein, which gives rise to MTAIALGECHPFEAAGRQFLYLVPSAAVFALDETSAAVVETLRGGHLAAPDLYARLAPRFDPRTVEDSLAELAGARVIQPVEPAPPAAPPPEPAPNIIPLKPIPLSTLVVNVTNRCNLSCAYCYEYGEDKIAEPTAGGMPKLMSEETARESVDFMIERSGGSPVVRLTFFGGETLLNFAVLEKTIPYARRRAAEVGKRVEFSLTTNGTLLRPEVIEFLADNDVGVTISIDGPKEMQDKFRVFHDGRGSYDVVAPKVRELLKRHTSRPIGARVTLTSDVLDITRIYRHLREEVGFWEVGFAPVTTSPGRAHAIGETGFDSMLAQFRELAHEFLEAALAGRHHGFSNVRDTVEELHKGASKALPCGAGLGLMGVATNGDVALCHRFAGSDDHKLGTVRDGVDDTTQTAFLDAHHIDRKTDCRTCWARPLCAGGCYHEAYTRYGTTQAPNLHYCEWIRGWTETCLEIYGEIAERNPAYLRRFDGGGTPEEGNDDASEAH